The proteins below are encoded in one region of Doryrhamphus excisus isolate RoL2022-K1 chromosome 4, RoL_Dexc_1.0, whole genome shotgun sequence:
- the ercc6l gene encoding DNA excision repair protein ERCC-6-like yields the protein MNGGYFNGDVDDINKKMERCLSMEPKDTMEGYNRYIQQGKDVARQGDLGKALELFKMADKIQHSEKLQKRIEKIEELLSQSSSEDDDADQFVDVNNSGLMLYKDLYQKLYNYQRDGVAFLYGLYRDGKKGGILADDMGLGKTIQVISFLSGMYDSELVKHALLVMPTSLISNWTKEFAKWTPGMRVKEYHGTSKAERSRNLEKIQRKSGVIITTYTMLINNWQLLSSYQGREFTWDYVILDEAHKIKTSTTKTAKSASAVPSRNRLLLTGTPVQNHLREMWALFNFACQGTLLGTAKTFKMQYENPITRAREKDATPGERALGSRMSENLMTIIKPYFLRRTKSEVQQNKHAEEVQRRSQGAKGARRKDQKESETAMPSLTRKNDLIVWTYLSRIQEDIYWKFISLDHIKELLMTSRSPLAELTLLKKLCDHPRLLSARAIAKLGLKDSPSKRQQSSDGEMGGHTIANIPDKTLISESGKLVFLFALLERLREEGHRTLVFAHYRMVLDIMERILRNRGVKALRLDGSITQVAERERLITLFQRDHSYSVFLLTTQVGGVGITLTGADRVVIFDPSWNPMTDAQAVDRAYRIGQTANVVIYRLITCGTVEEKIYRRQVFKDSLIRQNTGDKKNPFRYFSKQELKELFTLEDTRSSSTQQLLQSMHSKHRLTDPELDRHIARLHTMEMFGISDHDLMFSLNTDHEDSLHDKAEQNYIEDRVQKAQELVKAESDLQMQFATSVEATTEPAWSRQPGSERKERSHENKPVKPRPRSALSPRPRTTSGKSDDAQERNAPIDLTGSDTESQDQPEKSHVGHRSTEDMFGSLSLTEGVGREEHDADAVGESFGKDRLSAAQSSCSSLKVDSWSRCSAGSDLIEGNFNLQLEESEISYQSTVEDEERKLLSQLQTDGAFDVDVSLTERQQKEALGRSLSRSQVSEADESVVMASKKKKGGVLYDSDEEYGDRPKSINNSFQLLGSSTPKSGLPGSSPVRLRKSIGRNTSVASRHSLLHSIIEDMDKQEQDEDPAEDISEKCSDEVEVEEEEEEEEEEDGNPEESTGEPELASSERMEPCAADTAPDKVIKSSSGDTYESLVTRGHEFFSQGKLNEALTSFLKAIDIKPGDPEIQCLTIQLYRQMGSKE from the coding sequence GTACATTCAACAGGGGAAAGACGTCGCCAGGCAAGGAGACTTGGGCAAGGCTCTGGAGCTCTTCAAAATGGCCGACAAAATCCAGCACAGCGAAAAGCTGCAGAAGAGAATCGAGAAGATCGAGGAGCTTTTGTCGCAGAGCTCCTCCGAGGACGACGACGCCGACCAGTTCGTGGACGTGAACAACAGCGGCCTGATGCTCTACAAGGACCTCTACCAGAAGCTGTACAACTACCAGAGGGACGGCGTGGCCTTCTTGTACGGCCTCTACCGAGACGGGAAGAAAGGCGGGATCCTGGCAGACGACATGGGTCTGGGCAAGACCATCCAGGTCATTTCCTTCCTGTCGGGGATGTACGACAGCGAGCTGGTGAAACACGCGCTGCTGGTCATGCCCACGTCCCTCATCAGCAACTGGACCAAGGAGTTTGCCAAGTGGACCCCGGGCATGAGGGTCAAAGAGTATCACGGCACCAGCAAAGCCGAGCGCAGCAGGAACCTGGAGAAGATCCAGAGGAAGAGCGGCGTGATCATCACCACGTACACGATGCTCATCAACAACTGGCAGCTGCTGTCGTCCTACCAGGGCCGGGAGTTCACGTGGGACTACGTGATCTTGGACGAGGCCCACAAGATCAAGACCAGCACCACCAAAACGGCCAAGAGCGCCTCGGCCGTCCCCTCCAGAAACCGACTGCTGCTCACTGGCACCCCCGTGCAGAACCACCTCCGGGAGATGTGGGCCCTCTTTAACTTCGCTTGCCAGGGAACTCTGCTGGGCACGGCCAAGACCTTCAAAATGCAGTACGAGAACCCCATCACCCGAGCGCGGGAGAAGGACGCCACTCCGGGGGAGCGGGCCCTGGGGTCCAGGATGTCCGAGAACCTCATGACCATCATCAAGCCCTACTTCCTACGCAGGACCAAGTCTGAGGTGCAGCAGAATAAACACGCAGAGGAGGTCCAGCGCAGGTCGCAAGGGGCCAAGGGGGCCAGGAGGAAAGACCAGAAGGAGTCCGAGACCGCCATGCCTTCGCTGACCAGGAAGAACGACTTGATTGTCTGGACGTACCTCAGTCGCATCCAGGAAGACATTTACTGGAAGTTCATATCCCTGGACCACATCAAGGAGCTGCTCATGACCTCCAGGTCCCCGCTGGCCGAGCTGACCCTCCTGAAGAAGCTGTGCGACCACCCGAGACTGCTCTCCGCTCGGGCCATCGCCAAGCTGGGCCTGAAGGACAGCCCCTCCAAGAGGCAGCAGAGCAGCGACGGCGAGATGGGCGGCCACACCATCGCCAACATTCCCGACAAGACGCTCATATCGGAATCGGGGAAGCTGGTCTTCCTGTTTGCTCTCCTGGAACGTCTCCGGGAGGAAGGTCACCGCACGCTGGTCTTCGCTCACTACAGGATGGTGCTGGACATCATGGAGCGCATCCTCAGGAACCGAGGGGTCAAGGCCCTCAGGCTGGACGGGTCCATCACTCAGGTGGCGGAGCGGGAGCGCCTCATCACGCTCTTCCAGAGGGACCACTCCTACTCCGTCTTCCTTCTCACCACGCAGGTGGGCGGGGTCGGCATCACCTTGACGGGAGCCGACCGGGTGGTCATTTTCGACCCCAGCTGGAACCCCATGACGGACGCCCAGGCGGTGGACCGGGCGTACCGCATCGGCCAGACGGCCAACGTGGTCATCTACAGGCTGATCACGTGCGGCACGGTGGAGGAGAAGATCTACAGGCGGCAGGTCTTCAAGGATTCGCTCATCAGGCAGAACACGGGCGACAAGAAGAACCCCTTCCGTTACTTCAGCAAGCAGGAGCTGAAGGAGCTCTTCACCCTGGAGGACACGCGCTCCTCGTCCACGCAGCAGCTGCTCCAGTCCATGCACTCCAAGCACAGGCTCACCGACCCGGAGCTGGACCGCCACATCGCCCGCCTCCACACCATGGAGATGTTCGGCATTTCCGATCACGACCTCATGTTCTCCCTCAACACCGACCACGAGGACTCCCTGCACGACAAAGCGGAGCAGAACTACATCGAGGATCGGGTCCAGAAGGCCCAAGAGCTGGTGAAGGCGGAGTCGGACCTCCAGATGCAGTTCGCGACCAGCGTGGAGGCCACCACGGAGCCGGCGTGGAGCCGACAGCCGGGGAGCGAGCGCAAAGAACGATCTCATGAGAACAAACCCGTGAAACCCAGACCCAGGTCCGCCCTGTCGCCACGCCCCCGCACCACTTCCGGCAAGAGCGACGACGCCCAAGAAAGGAACGCCCCGATCGATCTGACCGGCAGCGACACCGAGTCGCAAGACCAGCCGGAGAAGAGTCACGTGGGCCACCGCTCCACCGAGGACATGTTTGGGTCTTTGTCTCTGACGGAGGGGGTCGGCCGGGAGGAACACGACGCCGACGCCGTCGGGGAGTCCTTCGGGAAAGACAGGCTCTCCGCCGCGCAGTCATCCTGTTCCAGCCTCAAGGTGGACTCCTGGTCCAGATGCAGCGCGGGCTCGGACCTCATCGAAGGAAACTTCAACCTGCAGCTGGAGGAGAGCGAGATCTCCTACCAGAGCACCGTGGAGGACGAGGAGAGGAAGCTGCTGTCTCAGCTCCAGACGGATGGCGCCTTTGACGTGGACGTGTCCCTGACGGAGAGGCAGCAAAAAGAAGCCCTCGGACGGAGCCTGTCCCGGTCCCAGGTCTCCGAAGCGGACGAGTCCGTGGTCATGGCGTCCAAGAAGAAAAAAGGCGGCGTCCTGTATGACAGCGATGAGGAGTACGGCGACCGGCCCAAGTCCATCAACAACTCCTTCCAGCTGCTGGGGTCCTCCACGCCCAAGTCCGGGCTGCCCGGCTCCTCCCCCGTCAGGCTGAGGAAGAGCATCGGACGCAACACCTCCGTGGCGTCACGCCACTCGCTCCTGCACTCCATCATTGAAGACATGGACAAGCAGGAGCAGGACGAGGACCCCGCCGAGGACATTTCAGAGAAGTGCTCCGACGAGGTGGaggtggaagaggaggaagaggaagaagaggaggaagacggTAACCCGGAGGAATCCACCGGCGAGCCCGAGCTAGCGTCCTCCGAGAGGATGGAGCCGTGCGCCGCGGACACGGCGCCGGACAAAGTCATCAAGTCCTCATCTGGGGACACGTACGAGTCCCTGGTGACTCGGGGCCATGAGTTTTTCAGCCAGGGCAAACTGAACGAGGCGCTGACCTCGTTCCTGAAGGCCATCGACATCAAACCCGGGGACCCTGAGATCCAGTGCCTGACCATCCAGCTCTACCGCCAGATGGGTTCCAAAGAGTAA
- the adam9 gene encoding disintegrin and metalloproteinase domain-containing protein 9 isoform X1: MTTMGGREKLLEICSLLLLMTGSCQCRDARQTRHLAAYQLTVPRPIGGRLRRDADGSPPNQASYVIGVGGHEHVVHLERNGLLLPADFTVFTYGEDGARRTSVPPVQKHCHYHGVVEGMAGSSVAMSICDGLRGVLHLDHGSYAMEPLDSAPEQHLLYRLQDVTSQPRECGTPHARPAHNRTEQQSIHGHGRVSAHVRTCTRATQTGADVCAVQVKRAVLHRTHYVELLLVVDNERFKATRSNESAVREDMVHLANYIDAIYVQLNVRVVLVGLEIWTRQNLISTEGGADEVLSRFTQWRERELLPRRRHDSAQLILKKSFGVTAGMAYVSTVCSRSHGGGINAFTNNNVAAFASIVAHELGHNLGMNHDDTRTCSCPTPTCIMNSVARDAANFSSCSADDFEKMILVTGGSCLLNVPQPDEAYSAPYCGNGLVDFGEECDCGSQKECQSDPCCEFKTCRLKPGAQCADGECCYNCQFLPGGTICRAGRDECDLPEYCNGSSSLCQSDVFVQNGQPCRSQQAFCYNGRCQHADDQCRSIFGPKAKKADEVCFKDVNSKGDRFGNCGKQSYHYRKCESRNALCGKLQCSNVQGVKAFGMEPSIISTRIGGAVCYGVDFMLGSDVPDPGMVNEGTKCGEGKVCLNFECRGVADLNFDCDVENKCHGHGVCNNNKNCHCHAGWAPPFCEVKGYGGSVDSGPTWNDKDTSLRDGLLVFFFLVVPLVALGALAFLRRDRLLRRLGRGRPRAYQPDGAVSAHPGRGPPPRAQPPSFARDNSDGVLRDGHHAHLLPPQAEDTSRAAPSYAARPPPPLKPKPVVASQPLVPQRPPPPPPV, translated from the exons ATGACGACCATGGGAGGAAGAGAGAAGCTGCTGGAAATCTGCTCTTTGCTGCTTCTGATGACCGGAAGTTGTCAATGTCGAG ACGCCCGGCAGACGCGGCACCTGGCCGCCTATCAGCTGACTGTGCCTCGGCCAATCGGAGGCCGGCTGAGGAGGGACGCCGATGGCTCTCCGCCCAATCAG GCGTCGTACGTGATCGGCGTGGGGGGACACGAGCATGTGGTGCATCTGGAGAGGAACGG GCTGCTGCTTCCGGCCGACTTCACCGTCTTCACGTACGGCGAAGACGGAGCACGCCGCACGTCTGTGCCGCCTGTCCAGAAGCATTGCCACTATCACGGCGTGGTGGAGGGCATGGCGGGCTCGTCTGTCGCCATGAGCATCTGCGACGGCCTCAG GGGCGTGTTGCATCTGGACCACGGCAGCTACGCCATGGAGCCGCTAGACTCCGCCCCTGAGCAGCACCTGCTGTACCGCCTGCAGGATGTGACGTCACAGCCGCGGGAGTGCGGCACCCCGCACGCTCGCCCCGCCCACAACCGCACAGAGCAGCAAAGCATCCACGGGCACGGAAGGGTGAGCGCGCACGTGCGCACGTGCACACGTGCAACACAAACAGGCGCTGACGTGTGTGCTGTCCAGGTGAAGCGAGCCGTTCTCCATCGAACCCACTACGTGGAACTCCTGCTGGTGGTGGACAACGAAAGG TTCAAGGCCACGAGGAGCAACGAGAGCGCCGTGAGGGAGGACATGGTTCACCTGGCCAACTACATCGACGCt ATCTACGTGCAGCTGAACGTCAGGGTGGTCCTGGTGGGCCTGGAGATCTGGACCAGGCAGAACCTCATCAGCACGGAGGGAGGAGCCGACGAGGTGCTGAGTCGCTTCACCCAATGGAGAGAGAGGGAACTGCTGCCTCGCCGCCGCCATGACTCGGCTCAGCTCATCCT GAAGAAGAGTTTCGGGGTGACGGCAGGGATGGCGTACGTTTCCACCGTGTGCTCCAGGAGTCATGGCGGCGGCATCAATGCG TTCACCAACAACAACGTGGCCGCCTTCGCCTCCATCGTGGCTCACGAGCTGGGCCACAACCTCGGCATGAACCACGACGACACGCGCACGTGCTCAtgccccacccccacctgcaTCATGAACTCCGTAGCCAG GGACGCCGCAAACTTCAGCAGCTGCAGCGCCGACGACTTTGAGAAGATGATCTTGGTGACGGGGGGGTCGTGTCTCCTGAATGTCCCGCAGCCCGACGAGGCCTACAGCGCCCCCTACTGCGGGAACGGACTGGTGGACTTTGGCGAGGAGTGTGACTGTGGATCCCAGAAG GAGTGCCAGAGCGACCCCTGCTGTGAGTTTAAGACGTGCAGACTGAAGCCGGGAGCTCAGTGTGCTGATGGAGAGTGCTGCTACAACTGTCAg ttcctACCAGGCGGCACGATTTGTCGCGCCGGCAGGGACGAGTGCGACCTGCCCGAGTACTGTAACGGCTCGTCATCTCTCTGTCAAAGTGACGTCTTTGTGCAG aacGGTCAGCCGTGCAGGAGCCAGCAGGCCTTCTGCTACAACGGCAGGTGCCAGCATGCAGACGACCAGTGTCGGAGCATCTTCGGGCCCA AGGCCAAGAAGGCGGATGAGGTCTGCTTCAAAGACGTTAACAGCAAAGGCGATCGCTTCGGGAACTGCGGCAAGCAGAGCTACCACTACAGGAAGTGCGAGAGCAG AAACGCTCTGTGCGGGAAGCTGCAGTGCTCCAACGTGCAGGGCGTGAAGGCCTTCGGCATGGAGCCGTCCATCATCAGCACGCGCATCGGCGGCGCCGTCTGCTACGGCGTGGACTTCATGCTGGGCTCGGACGTGCCGGACCCGGGCATGGTGAACGAGGGCACCAAGTGCGgagagggcaag GTGTGTTTGAACTTTGAGTGTCGCGGCGTCGCCGACCTCAACTTCGACTGCGACGTGGAGAACAAGTGTCACGGGCACGGG gtgtgcaacaacaacaagaactgTCACTGCCACGCCGGCTGGGCGCCGCCTTTCTGCGAGGTGAAAGGTTACGGGGGAAGCGTGGACAGCGGCCCCACCTGGAACG ACAAAGACACGTCGCTGAGGGACGGCCTGCtggtcttcttcttcctggttgtGCCGCTGGTGGCGTTGGGGGCGTTGGCCTTCCTGCGCAGGGACCGACTGCTGCGGCGCCTCGGCCGCGGCCGCCCACGAGCGTACCA GCCCGACGGCGCCGTGTCCGCCCACCCCGGCAGAGGACCGCCTCCCCGAGCTCAGCCACCGTCTTTCGCCCGGGACAACAGCGACGGCGTCCTCAGAGATGGG CATCACGCCCACCTGCTCCCGCCGCAG GCAGAGGACACCAGCAGGGCCGCTCCGTCATACGCTGCCAGGCCGCCGCCTCCTCT GAAACCCAAACCCGTTGTGGCGTCCCAGCCTCTGGTGCCTCAAAGACCCCCTCCGCCGCCGCCAGTCTAG
- the adam9 gene encoding disintegrin and metalloproteinase domain-containing protein 9 isoform X2 → MTTMGGREKLLEICSLLLLMTGSCQCRDARQTRHLAAYQLTVPRPIGGRLRRDADGSPPNQASYVIGVGGHEHVVHLERNGLLLPADFTVFTYGEDGARRTSVPPVQKHCHYHGVVEGMAGSSVAMSICDGLRGVLHLDHGSYAMEPLDSAPEQHLLYRLQDVTSQPRECGTPHARPAHNRTEQQSIHGHGRVKRAVLHRTHYVELLLVVDNERFKATRSNESAVREDMVHLANYIDAIYVQLNVRVVLVGLEIWTRQNLISTEGGADEVLSRFTQWRERELLPRRRHDSAQLILKKSFGVTAGMAYVSTVCSRSHGGGINAFTNNNVAAFASIVAHELGHNLGMNHDDTRTCSCPTPTCIMNSVARDAANFSSCSADDFEKMILVTGGSCLLNVPQPDEAYSAPYCGNGLVDFGEECDCGSQKECQSDPCCEFKTCRLKPGAQCADGECCYNCQFLPGGTICRAGRDECDLPEYCNGSSSLCQSDVFVQNGQPCRSQQAFCYNGRCQHADDQCRSIFGPKAKKADEVCFKDVNSKGDRFGNCGKQSYHYRKCESRNALCGKLQCSNVQGVKAFGMEPSIISTRIGGAVCYGVDFMLGSDVPDPGMVNEGTKCGEGKVCLNFECRGVADLNFDCDVENKCHGHGVCNNNKNCHCHAGWAPPFCEVKGYGGSVDSGPTWNDKDTSLRDGLLVFFFLVVPLVALGALAFLRRDRLLRRLGRGRPRAYQPDGAVSAHPGRGPPPRAQPPSFARDNSDGVLRDGHHAHLLPPQAEDTSRAAPSYAARPPPPLKPKPVVASQPLVPQRPPPPPPV, encoded by the exons ATGACGACCATGGGAGGAAGAGAGAAGCTGCTGGAAATCTGCTCTTTGCTGCTTCTGATGACCGGAAGTTGTCAATGTCGAG ACGCCCGGCAGACGCGGCACCTGGCCGCCTATCAGCTGACTGTGCCTCGGCCAATCGGAGGCCGGCTGAGGAGGGACGCCGATGGCTCTCCGCCCAATCAG GCGTCGTACGTGATCGGCGTGGGGGGACACGAGCATGTGGTGCATCTGGAGAGGAACGG GCTGCTGCTTCCGGCCGACTTCACCGTCTTCACGTACGGCGAAGACGGAGCACGCCGCACGTCTGTGCCGCCTGTCCAGAAGCATTGCCACTATCACGGCGTGGTGGAGGGCATGGCGGGCTCGTCTGTCGCCATGAGCATCTGCGACGGCCTCAG GGGCGTGTTGCATCTGGACCACGGCAGCTACGCCATGGAGCCGCTAGACTCCGCCCCTGAGCAGCACCTGCTGTACCGCCTGCAGGATGTGACGTCACAGCCGCGGGAGTGCGGCACCCCGCACGCTCGCCCCGCCCACAACCGCACAGAGCAGCAAAGCATCCACGGGCACGGAAGG GTGAAGCGAGCCGTTCTCCATCGAACCCACTACGTGGAACTCCTGCTGGTGGTGGACAACGAAAGG TTCAAGGCCACGAGGAGCAACGAGAGCGCCGTGAGGGAGGACATGGTTCACCTGGCCAACTACATCGACGCt ATCTACGTGCAGCTGAACGTCAGGGTGGTCCTGGTGGGCCTGGAGATCTGGACCAGGCAGAACCTCATCAGCACGGAGGGAGGAGCCGACGAGGTGCTGAGTCGCTTCACCCAATGGAGAGAGAGGGAACTGCTGCCTCGCCGCCGCCATGACTCGGCTCAGCTCATCCT GAAGAAGAGTTTCGGGGTGACGGCAGGGATGGCGTACGTTTCCACCGTGTGCTCCAGGAGTCATGGCGGCGGCATCAATGCG TTCACCAACAACAACGTGGCCGCCTTCGCCTCCATCGTGGCTCACGAGCTGGGCCACAACCTCGGCATGAACCACGACGACACGCGCACGTGCTCAtgccccacccccacctgcaTCATGAACTCCGTAGCCAG GGACGCCGCAAACTTCAGCAGCTGCAGCGCCGACGACTTTGAGAAGATGATCTTGGTGACGGGGGGGTCGTGTCTCCTGAATGTCCCGCAGCCCGACGAGGCCTACAGCGCCCCCTACTGCGGGAACGGACTGGTGGACTTTGGCGAGGAGTGTGACTGTGGATCCCAGAAG GAGTGCCAGAGCGACCCCTGCTGTGAGTTTAAGACGTGCAGACTGAAGCCGGGAGCTCAGTGTGCTGATGGAGAGTGCTGCTACAACTGTCAg ttcctACCAGGCGGCACGATTTGTCGCGCCGGCAGGGACGAGTGCGACCTGCCCGAGTACTGTAACGGCTCGTCATCTCTCTGTCAAAGTGACGTCTTTGTGCAG aacGGTCAGCCGTGCAGGAGCCAGCAGGCCTTCTGCTACAACGGCAGGTGCCAGCATGCAGACGACCAGTGTCGGAGCATCTTCGGGCCCA AGGCCAAGAAGGCGGATGAGGTCTGCTTCAAAGACGTTAACAGCAAAGGCGATCGCTTCGGGAACTGCGGCAAGCAGAGCTACCACTACAGGAAGTGCGAGAGCAG AAACGCTCTGTGCGGGAAGCTGCAGTGCTCCAACGTGCAGGGCGTGAAGGCCTTCGGCATGGAGCCGTCCATCATCAGCACGCGCATCGGCGGCGCCGTCTGCTACGGCGTGGACTTCATGCTGGGCTCGGACGTGCCGGACCCGGGCATGGTGAACGAGGGCACCAAGTGCGgagagggcaag GTGTGTTTGAACTTTGAGTGTCGCGGCGTCGCCGACCTCAACTTCGACTGCGACGTGGAGAACAAGTGTCACGGGCACGGG gtgtgcaacaacaacaagaactgTCACTGCCACGCCGGCTGGGCGCCGCCTTTCTGCGAGGTGAAAGGTTACGGGGGAAGCGTGGACAGCGGCCCCACCTGGAACG ACAAAGACACGTCGCTGAGGGACGGCCTGCtggtcttcttcttcctggttgtGCCGCTGGTGGCGTTGGGGGCGTTGGCCTTCCTGCGCAGGGACCGACTGCTGCGGCGCCTCGGCCGCGGCCGCCCACGAGCGTACCA GCCCGACGGCGCCGTGTCCGCCCACCCCGGCAGAGGACCGCCTCCCCGAGCTCAGCCACCGTCTTTCGCCCGGGACAACAGCGACGGCGTCCTCAGAGATGGG CATCACGCCCACCTGCTCCCGCCGCAG GCAGAGGACACCAGCAGGGCCGCTCCGTCATACGCTGCCAGGCCGCCGCCTCCTCT GAAACCCAAACCCGTTGTGGCGTCCCAGCCTCTGGTGCCTCAAAGACCCCCTCCGCCGCCGCCAGTCTAG